The region TCCCTCCGTGTTCGTCCGGACGAGCGGCTGTAACCTCCGCTGCTGGTTCTGTGACTCCTACCACACCTCGTGGGAACCGACGGGGGCGTGGATGGCCGTCGACGACATCGTCGCGGAAGTCGAGCAGTACGACGCCGAGCACGTCGTCCTGACCGGCGGCGAACCGATGCTCCACGAGGAGTCTGTGGAACTGCTTGAACGGCTCTCGGCGGCAGGCTACCACACCACCGTCGAGACAAACGGAACCATCCACCGCGACGCGCCCATTGACCTCGCGAGCATCAGCCCAAAACTGGCCAGCAGTACGCCCACAGCCGAGCGCGACCCGAACGGCGAGGGCGAGTGGGCAGAGAAACACGAACAGGACCGCGTCGATATCGAGGCACTGACTGGCCTCGTCGAGGACTACGGCTTCCAACTCAAGTTCGTCGTCACCGGCGAAGCGGATATG is a window of halophilic archaeon DL31 DNA encoding:
- a CDS encoding Radical SAM domain protein (PFAM: Radical SAM~KEGG: hla:Hlac_3058 radical SAM domain protein), producing the protein MPVNADADAVGQQVEATGEHPEDGDGLPINELFVSLQGEGVLNGVPSVFVRTSGCNLRCWFCDSYHTSWEPTGAWMAVDDIVAEVEQYDAEHVVLTGGEPMLHEESVELLERLSAAGYHTTVETNGTIHRDAPIDLASISPKLASSTPTAERDPNGEGEWAEKHEQDRVDIEALTGLVEDYGFQLKFVVTGEADMDEIISLVECVREAASVPVRNEDVLLMPEGVTREQLDDHREQVADLALEYGYRYTPRLHVNLWNDEPGT